A stretch of Cytobacillus sp. IB215665 DNA encodes these proteins:
- a CDS encoding class I SAM-dependent methyltransferase, translating to MPNKTAETFNLLAKTYAENVDNDSPYNAFYERPAMMELLPKHLHNNNVLDAGCAAGWYAEALVKRGASVTGIDISPRMVEVAKQRLNNKASILCQDLEKSLPFENDEFDVIVSSLTLHYIKDWEFTFSEFNRVLKPHGTLLFSVHHPFMELTHFKCEDYFEQRVISDIWRKQNITIEVQYRGRPLQQIIADTVKFFSIEEVVEPQPLEIMKEDYYDAYKYLMKNPHFIIVKAESKK from the coding sequence ATGCCCAATAAAACTGCTGAAACGTTTAATCTGTTAGCTAAAACATACGCAGAGAATGTTGATAATGACAGTCCTTATAACGCTTTTTATGAACGGCCAGCAATGATGGAATTGTTGCCAAAACATTTACATAATAATAATGTTCTTGATGCTGGTTGTGCAGCTGGGTGGTATGCAGAGGCATTAGTTAAACGAGGAGCTAGTGTAACAGGAATTGATATAAGCCCTCGTATGGTTGAAGTAGCTAAGCAAAGGCTTAATAATAAAGCAAGTATATTGTGTCAAGACCTGGAAAAGAGCTTGCCATTTGAAAATGATGAATTTGATGTTATTGTTTCATCATTAACACTTCATTATATTAAAGACTGGGAATTCACATTTAGTGAGTTTAATAGAGTATTAAAGCCTCATGGAACTTTGTTATTTTCAGTACACCATCCTTTCATGGAACTTACTCATTTCAAATGTGAGGACTATTTTGAGCAGAGGGTGATATCAGATATATGGAGAAAACAAAATATTACAATTGAGGTACAATATCGAGGTAGACCTCTACAGCAAATTATAGCTGATACGGTAAAATTTTTTAGTATAGAAGAAGTGGTGGAACCTCAACCGTTGGAAATAATGAAAGAGGATTATTATGATGCTTATAAGTATTTAATGAAAAACCCTCACTTTATCATTGTTAAAGCAGAATCAAAAAAGTGA
- a CDS encoding carotenoid oxygenase family protein yields MKNDMIDFALETNVNPYLLGKYKPIHDEVFVEDLEVIEGEIPRDINGIYVRNGPNPKYETRGRYHWFDGDGMLHSVQLRDGKVSYRNRWIKTAAFEREAAVGESIWFGRMESMVKNPKDMPLKDTSNTDVVFHNKQLMTLWYMSGKPYKVDPQTLETLGIEDFGGKYKNNISAHTKVDEQTGDLMFFDYGPLRSSLTYGVVSASGILTHCVDVDLPGPRLPHDMAITENYSILMDLPLFADPNAISKGRYKVEFHRDVPSRFGIIPRFGSNENIRWFEAEPCYIYHTINSWEEGDEIVFLGCRVEEPMPEVTKNASPLARMLAYLQLNARLYYWRFNLTTGLVKEGLLDDVNTEFPTVNLNFVGRKSRYTYNVHISNEQTLSFDGLVKYDTEKQNSETLMFGKGRYGNEAAFAPRQYSNSEDDGYLITFVHDEVENQSELLIIDALNFANGPIARVKIPVNIPIGFHACWVPGEKID; encoded by the coding sequence ATGAAAAATGATATGATTGATTTCGCACTAGAAACAAATGTGAATCCGTATTTATTGGGAAAATATAAGCCTATACATGATGAAGTTTTTGTTGAAGATTTAGAAGTCATTGAAGGGGAGATTCCTAGAGATATAAATGGAATTTATGTGAGGAATGGTCCTAATCCCAAATATGAAACGAGAGGCAGATATCATTGGTTTGACGGTGATGGTATGCTTCACTCAGTTCAACTTCGTGATGGAAAGGTAAGCTATCGAAACAGATGGATTAAAACAGCTGCTTTTGAAAGAGAAGCCGCTGTAGGAGAATCAATATGGTTTGGGCGTATGGAATCTATGGTGAAAAACCCAAAGGATATGCCATTGAAGGACACATCAAATACCGATGTTGTTTTCCATAATAAACAACTGATGACCTTGTGGTATATGTCAGGTAAACCATACAAAGTTGATCCACAAACGCTTGAAACGTTAGGAATTGAGGATTTTGGAGGGAAGTATAAAAATAATATATCAGCGCATACGAAAGTAGATGAACAAACAGGTGACTTAATGTTTTTTGATTATGGACCATTAAGGTCATCGTTGACATATGGAGTTGTATCGGCTTCGGGCATTTTAACGCATTGTGTAGATGTCGATTTACCTGGTCCACGCCTTCCTCATGATATGGCAATTACAGAAAATTATTCGATATTAATGGACTTACCGTTATTTGCTGATCCAAATGCAATTAGCAAAGGCCGATACAAAGTCGAATTTCACCGAGACGTACCTAGTAGGTTTGGTATTATTCCTCGTTTTGGGTCAAATGAAAATATTCGATGGTTCGAAGCAGAGCCTTGCTATATATATCATACGATCAATTCTTGGGAAGAGGGAGATGAAATCGTCTTCCTCGGTTGCAGGGTTGAGGAACCAATGCCTGAAGTAACAAAAAATGCTAGTCCGCTTGCGAGAATGTTAGCCTATTTACAGTTAAACGCTAGGTTATACTATTGGCGTTTTAATTTAACAACAGGCTTGGTTAAAGAAGGATTACTTGATGATGTAAATACGGAATTTCCTACCGTGAACTTGAACTTCGTAGGCAGAAAATCACGCTATACGTACAATGTTCATATTTCTAACGAACAAACGTTATCGTTTGATGGCCTTGTAAAGTATGATACCGAAAAACAGAACTCTGAAACGCTCATGTTTGGGAAAGGACGATACGGAAATGAAGCAGCTTTTGCTCCACGGCAGTATTCAAATTCAGAGGATGACGGTTATTTAATTACGTTTGTTCACGACGAAGTAGAAAATCAATCTGAGTTATTAATTATAGATGCTCTTAATTTTGCTAATGGGCCAATCGCAAGGGTGAAAATTCCTGTAAACATTCCGATAGGGTTTCATGCATGCTGGGTCCCAGGTGAAAAGATAGATTAA
- a CDS encoding acyl-CoA dehydrogenase family protein, with protein sequence MQENKLFNKEHHIFRRSLRKFLEKEALPYFEQWEEEKCIPRTFWKKMGEQGYLCPWVDEKYGGINADFGYSVIIGEELDKVGGGLGGIGLHNDVVMPYIDSYGTEEQKKRWFPPALTGDLISAVAMTEPGTGSDLQAVKTTAIGDGDSYILNGEKTFITNGIHSDLVIVVCKTDPQAEPAYKGVSLIVVEDGTPGFKKGKQLKKVGLHSNDTSELIFQDCRVPVTNLLGEEGNGFYYLMEKLQQERLVLAIATQASCERMLEITINYVKQREAFGRPIGKFQNTRFKLAEMATEIQIGRTFVNDLISKHMNGEHVVTEVSMAKWWITDLAKKVATECMQLHGGYGFMEEYEIARRFRDVQVGSIYAGTNEIMKQIIAKNMGL encoded by the coding sequence ATGCAAGAAAATAAATTGTTTAACAAGGAGCACCATATATTTCGCCGTTCATTACGAAAATTTTTGGAGAAAGAAGCTTTGCCTTATTTTGAACAATGGGAAGAAGAGAAATGTATTCCTCGAACATTTTGGAAGAAGATGGGTGAGCAAGGATATTTATGCCCATGGGTTGACGAAAAGTATGGTGGAATCAATGCAGACTTTGGTTACTCGGTTATCATTGGAGAAGAGCTTGACAAAGTAGGGGGAGGCCTAGGAGGAATAGGCTTACATAATGATGTTGTTATGCCTTATATCGACTCTTATGGGACAGAAGAACAGAAGAAAAGATGGTTTCCACCAGCTTTAACAGGTGATCTTATTTCAGCAGTAGCAATGACCGAACCTGGCACTGGTTCAGATTTACAGGCTGTAAAAACAACAGCTATTGGTGACGGCGACTCCTACATTCTGAATGGTGAAAAAACATTTATAACCAATGGGATACACTCTGACCTCGTCATCGTCGTTTGTAAAACAGATCCACAAGCAGAACCTGCATATAAAGGTGTAAGTTTAATCGTTGTTGAAGATGGCACACCAGGATTCAAAAAAGGAAAGCAACTAAAGAAGGTTGGGCTACATAGCAATGATACTTCAGAGTTAATATTCCAGGATTGTCGTGTCCCAGTTACAAATTTATTAGGTGAAGAAGGAAATGGTTTTTATTATCTTATGGAAAAGCTTCAGCAGGAACGACTCGTTTTAGCAATCGCAACCCAGGCTTCGTGCGAAAGAATGCTCGAAATAACAATAAACTATGTGAAGCAGCGTGAGGCATTCGGTAGACCTATCGGTAAATTTCAAAACACGCGTTTTAAATTGGCAGAGATGGCTACTGAAATACAGATTGGTAGAACATTTGTTAATGATTTAATTAGCAAGCATATGAATGGTGAACATGTCGTTACTGAAGTTTCAATGGCAAAATGGTGGATTACTGACCTCGCTAAAAAAGTAGCGACTGAATGTATGCAGTTACATGGTGGCTATGGTTTTATGGAAGAATATGAGATTGCTAGAAGGTTTAGAGATGTACAAGTGGGCTCAATATACGCTGGTACAAACGAGATAATGAAGCAAATTATAGCAAAAAACATGGGGCTATAA
- a CDS encoding SDR family oxidoreductase produces the protein MEKQIAVITGTSTGLGFALTEKLANEGWKVYATMRNLEKGQAIRELQQSGLTVELLQLDVQSQDSVDQAIQTVISQEGHIDLLVNNAGIGYIKTTEQSSEEEYINVFDINTFGAIRCTKAVLPYMREKKKGRIVAISSVGGLVGQPLNEIYCATKFALEGYYESLATYVTPYFGVEFMVVEPGGISSEFAKSVLAGVSSGGGFPKDDFEQVVNDYMGSRTNRSDNIYQTPSEVADVILSQLSTNPLPLRIRTSDWSEKFCQYKTKEDPTGLLQTKDVIQQMLGK, from the coding sequence ATGGAAAAACAAATTGCAGTAATAACAGGAACCTCGACTGGTCTTGGTTTTGCATTAACAGAAAAGTTGGCAAATGAAGGCTGGAAGGTCTACGCAACAATGAGAAATTTAGAGAAAGGTCAAGCAATTAGAGAGTTACAACAATCAGGTTTAACTGTTGAGTTATTGCAGTTAGATGTCCAGTCACAAGATTCAGTAGATCAAGCTATTCAAACTGTAATTAGTCAAGAAGGACATATAGACTTATTAGTAAATAATGCAGGAATTGGATATATCAAAACGACTGAACAATCTTCTGAAGAAGAATATATCAATGTATTTGATATTAATACATTTGGTGCAATTCGTTGTACAAAAGCTGTACTTCCTTATATGCGTGAGAAGAAAAAAGGAAGAATTGTAGCAATATCATCAGTTGGTGGTTTAGTAGGACAACCTTTAAATGAAATATACTGTGCGACAAAGTTTGCTCTTGAAGGCTACTATGAGAGCCTTGCTACTTATGTAACTCCGTATTTCGGAGTCGAGTTCATGGTTGTTGAGCCAGGCGGTATTTCATCTGAATTCGCTAAAAGTGTTCTTGCAGGCGTCTCTAGTGGAGGTGGCTTTCCTAAGGATGATTTTGAACAAGTTGTTAATGACTATATGGGCTCAAGGACAAATCGATCTGATAATATTTATCAAACCCCATCAGAAGTTGCAGATGTTATCCTATCTCAACTAAGTACGAATCCGCTTCCTTTAAGGATTAGAACATCAGACTGGTCTGAAAAATTTTGCCAGTATAAAACAAAAGAAGATCCGACTGGCCTACTTCAAACAAAAGATGTTATTCAACAAATGTTAGGTAAATAA
- a CDS encoding acetyl-CoA C-acyltransferase has product MEAYIFDAIRTPRGSARKNGSLRSIKPINLISLLLNEIVLRNDFDAKTIDDIILGCVTQTKEQGANIARVAALHAGLHHSVGGMTVNRFCTSGLDAISIATQKIATKTDHLIIAGGIESVSRVPMFSDKGAWFTDREVMQTTQFVHMGVAADIMASLYSISRRDVDLYSIESHRRASRATREGYFNKSLIPVYAQDGSLLLTQDECFLEHVNDKTFSSIEPSFKGGETDKNVLSSIPSLTEVTPTHHWGSSPALADGASVILIGSKEKGEELGLHPRAKIRTTATTSVHPLLLTGGQNALAKALDNTNLTAKDIDIFEYNEAFGATVLHFINDYNLDHERVNRNGGVISMGHALGATGGMLLATLLDEMERVDYELGAVGISGGAGVGSAIIIERV; this is encoded by the coding sequence ATGGAAGCATATATTTTTGATGCAATTAGAACACCGAGAGGTTCAGCCCGAAAAAATGGCTCTTTACGTTCGATCAAACCTATCAATTTAATAAGCCTGTTGTTAAACGAAATTGTCCTACGAAACGACTTCGATGCTAAAACAATCGATGATATAATTCTAGGCTGTGTTACCCAAACGAAGGAACAAGGTGCAAATATTGCTAGAGTAGCTGCACTTCATGCTGGGCTACATCATTCTGTTGGTGGAATGACGGTAAATCGATTTTGTACTTCTGGATTAGATGCGATCAGTATTGCAACACAAAAAATTGCAACAAAAACTGATCATTTAATCATTGCAGGAGGTATAGAATCAGTTTCTCGCGTGCCAATGTTTTCTGACAAAGGAGCATGGTTCACGGATAGAGAAGTAATGCAAACAACTCAGTTCGTTCATATGGGTGTTGCAGCCGATATTATGGCATCTTTGTATTCAATTTCAAGAAGAGACGTTGATTTATATAGCATTGAATCGCATCGAAGAGCTAGTAGAGCAACGAGGGAAGGATATTTTAATAAATCTCTCATACCTGTGTATGCACAAGATGGTAGTTTATTATTAACGCAAGATGAATGTTTTTTAGAGCATGTTAACGATAAAACTTTTTCTTCCATAGAACCGAGCTTTAAAGGAGGTGAAACAGATAAAAACGTATTATCTTCTATACCATCACTAACTGAGGTTACTCCTACACACCACTGGGGAAGTTCCCCTGCTTTAGCTGATGGTGCTTCTGTCATTTTAATAGGTTCAAAAGAAAAAGGAGAAGAACTTGGACTACACCCGAGAGCTAAAATACGCACGACTGCAACTACGTCAGTGCATCCTCTTCTACTTACAGGGGGACAAAATGCACTTGCCAAAGCACTTGATAATACGAATTTAACTGCCAAAGATATAGATATTTTTGAGTATAATGAAGCTTTTGGCGCTACTGTCTTACACTTCATTAATGATTATAATCTTGATCATGAGAGAGTAAACAGAAATGGCGGCGTCATATCAATGGGGCATGCATTAGGTGCAACCGGAGGAATGCTCCTTGCCACTTTGTTGGACGAAATGGAGAGAGTAGATTATGAGCTTGGTGCAGTAGGGATAAGCGGCGGGGCAGGTGTAGGGTCAGCAATAATTATTGAACGAGTATAA
- a CDS encoding phosphotransferase enzyme family protein, giving the protein MMKVKYLFINVDLAEMLVQNWENDIGSIAALRISTNAIYTFKYKGETRFLRFSPKTEKCRENILAELEFITYLRSKRYDALEVVNAQNGVDLIEAQTPWGVYYASVFKRVAGVPINKTDFSDHVLFSYGKALGKLHQLACDYKPVRNTRWSYSDVLHWIDHTLSHFPNETAAKVETSMLKQYFKTIPVTKHDFGLVHYDFEYDNVFYDEASHSCHIIDFDDAMYHWYVMDIVQALDSIKECMSDDNYQVMKKQFLAGYLTENEISEDMMSIIPACKRFANLYGYVRVLRSVDEQWNHEPQWLIKLRKNLSKSIKINSLNFGTEIKQEGSFGIVDQSTTL; this is encoded by the coding sequence ATGATGAAAGTTAAATATCTTTTTATTAATGTAGATTTAGCAGAGATGTTAGTGCAAAACTGGGAAAATGATATAGGTTCAATAGCAGCTTTGAGAATATCCACCAATGCGATTTACACGTTTAAGTACAAAGGTGAGACAAGGTTTTTAAGATTTTCACCCAAAACAGAAAAGTGTAGAGAGAACATTTTAGCGGAGCTTGAATTTATTACTTACTTACGCAGTAAACGATACGACGCATTAGAGGTCGTAAATGCACAAAATGGTGTGGATCTTATTGAGGCACAAACTCCTTGGGGTGTTTATTATGCTTCTGTATTTAAACGAGTAGCAGGAGTACCTATAAATAAGACTGATTTTAGTGATCATGTCTTGTTTAGCTATGGCAAAGCACTAGGGAAACTTCATCAGTTAGCTTGTGATTATAAGCCTGTAAGGAACACACGCTGGTCGTATAGTGATGTGTTACATTGGATAGATCATACGTTGAGTCACTTTCCAAACGAAACTGCAGCTAAGGTGGAAACATCTATGCTTAAGCAATATTTTAAAACTATTCCTGTAACAAAACACGACTTTGGTTTAGTTCATTATGACTTTGAATACGATAATGTTTTCTACGATGAGGCTTCACATTCCTGTCATATCATCGATTTTGACGACGCTATGTATCACTGGTATGTTATGGATATAGTTCAAGCACTTGATAGTATAAAAGAATGTATGTCTGATGACAACTATCAGGTAATGAAGAAACAATTTTTGGCAGGATATCTTACAGAAAATGAAATCTCAGAAGATATGATGTCAATCATTCCTGCATGTAAACGTTTTGCTAACTTATATGGGTATGTACGTGTCTTACGATCAGTAGATGAACAATGGAATCATGAACCTCAGTGGCTAATTAAGCTGAGGAAAAATTTAAGCAAATCTATAAAGATTAATTCATTAAACTTTGGAACAGAAATAAAACAAGAGGGGAGTTTTGGCATTGTAGATCAAAGCACCACACTATAA
- a CDS encoding multicopper oxidase, with translation MNLLKFIDKLPIPRVLQPVHVKDGIKYYEVTMTEFQQSLHSSMPKTRVWGYEHTYPGPVIEVSKGERIRVKWINDLPSKHFLPIDKTVHGAGKDTPEVRTVVHLHGGITPADSDGYPDAWFTNGFKQVGPFFEQEVYEYENLQDATTLWYHDHAIGITRLNIYAGLAGYYLIRSKHEQSLNLPKDKYEIPLLLQDRTFNKDGSLYYPSKEADDPTNIYPSIVAKFMGENILVNGKVWPYLEVEPRKYRFRLINGSNARYYKIRLDSNQPFFQIGTDGGLLEKPVTIKSIILGPAERADVIIDFSSQKHNKIVLINDAKDEFPEEPEINRSNTRFIMQFRVTLPLLSNDTSTIPQKLTNINFYKEQEAIRTRHLELIAQDDRYGRRIRLLDYKTWDDPITEKPALNDIEIWSLSNPTTGGHPIHLHLVKFQILDKQLFDVEHYEKTKQIKYISERMPPAANDHGWKDVINVFHGETARIIAKFAPYTGRFVWHCHILEHEDYEMMRPFDVVIRKDKRKRWKEMIYKIFRKELHNRD, from the coding sequence ATGAATCTGCTAAAATTTATCGATAAATTACCAATTCCGAGAGTATTACAACCAGTTCATGTGAAGGATGGGATAAAATATTATGAGGTAACAATGACAGAATTTCAACAGTCCCTCCATAGTTCTATGCCAAAAACACGTGTGTGGGGATATGAACACACTTACCCTGGACCAGTGATCGAAGTGTCAAAGGGTGAGAGAATTAGAGTAAAATGGATTAATGATTTACCTTCTAAGCATTTTTTGCCTATCGATAAAACCGTACATGGCGCAGGAAAAGATACTCCGGAAGTTCGAACAGTTGTCCACCTACATGGAGGAATAACCCCTGCAGATAGCGATGGTTACCCAGATGCTTGGTTTACAAATGGATTTAAACAAGTGGGGCCTTTCTTTGAACAAGAAGTGTATGAATATGAAAATCTACAAGATGCCACAACGCTTTGGTACCATGATCATGCTATCGGTATAACGAGACTCAATATATACGCGGGATTAGCCGGCTACTATCTGATCCGTAGTAAACATGAGCAGTCATTAAACCTGCCAAAAGATAAATATGAAATACCGCTTTTGCTCCAAGACCGTACATTTAATAAAGACGGCTCTTTATATTATCCAAGTAAAGAAGCAGATGACCCTACAAATATTTATCCCTCAATTGTTGCAAAATTCATGGGGGAAAATATTCTTGTCAATGGAAAAGTATGGCCATATTTAGAAGTTGAACCACGAAAATATCGCTTCCGACTTATCAACGGCTCGAACGCTCGTTATTATAAGATAAGACTTGACTCTAATCAACCTTTTTTTCAAATTGGTACTGATGGAGGGTTGTTAGAAAAGCCTGTAACTATAAAAAGCATTATCCTCGGCCCTGCTGAAAGAGCTGATGTCATTATCGACTTCTCTTCACAAAAGCACAACAAAATTGTCTTAATAAATGACGCGAAAGATGAATTCCCAGAAGAGCCCGAAATTAATCGGTCAAATACGCGGTTTATAATGCAATTTCGTGTAACATTACCTTTATTAAGCAATGACACTAGTACCATTCCACAAAAATTAACAAACATCAATTTTTATAAAGAGCAAGAAGCAATTAGAACAAGACATTTAGAGCTTATCGCCCAAGACGACCGATATGGTCGCAGAATTCGGTTATTAGATTATAAAACTTGGGATGATCCAATCACAGAAAAGCCAGCATTAAACGATATTGAGATATGGAGCTTGAGTAACCCAACAACTGGAGGTCATCCGATTCACTTACACCTTGTGAAATTTCAAATATTAGATAAACAACTATTTGATGTTGAGCATTACGAGAAAACAAAACAAATTAAATATATTAGTGAAAGAATGCCCCCAGCAGCTAATGATCACGGGTGGAAGGACGTTATTAACGTTTTCCACGGTGAGACCGCTCGCATTATTGCTAAATTTGCACCATACACGGGTAGATTCGTTTGGCACTGTCACATTTTAGAGCATGAGGATTATGAAATGATGAGGCCATTTGACGTAGTTATTAGAAAAGATAAAAGAAAAAGATGGAAAGAGATGATCTATAAGATTTTTAGGAAAGAACTTCATAACAGAGATTAG
- a CDS encoding acetyl-CoA acetyltransferase — translation MYILGGYQTDFAKNWSRLDLSVFDMLKEVVEGALANTDISPLEIDTAHIGNFAGELFNKQGQLGGLFAAIHPEFAGIPTSRHEAACASGSMAILTASAEIEAGRYDIACIIGIEEMRNVPARKAAEYLGSACWLGKEAVNATYPWPYLFSEIAEEYDNRYGMSNVHLAELAKKNLYNAQSNPNAQTRNWKLDKENFLEDEQKNPVIEGRLRQIDCGRITDGAACIILASEAYAIEYAKRKEIRLSTIPKIKGWGHRTATMLLSDKMRESRDSPYVFPHVRRTILDALFRSNIKSIDELDVIETHDCFTISEYLAIDHFGLTAPGRSYEAIESGMITKDGKLPINPSGGLIGAGHPVGATGVRMLLDAYKQVTNTAGDYQIEGSKNVATLNIGGSTTTSASFVVGV, via the coding sequence TTGTATATATTAGGAGGGTACCAAACAGATTTTGCGAAAAATTGGAGTCGCCTGGATTTATCTGTATTTGACATGCTGAAGGAAGTAGTAGAAGGAGCATTGGCGAATACAGATATTTCCCCCCTTGAAATTGATACTGCACATATAGGAAATTTTGCTGGGGAACTATTTAATAAACAAGGACAATTAGGAGGTTTATTTGCAGCTATCCATCCAGAATTTGCTGGAATCCCAACATCACGTCATGAGGCTGCGTGTGCTTCAGGTAGTATGGCGATACTTACAGCTTCTGCTGAAATTGAGGCTGGACGTTACGATATAGCTTGCATTATTGGAATAGAAGAGATGAGAAATGTTCCAGCAAGGAAGGCAGCAGAATACTTAGGATCTGCGTGTTGGTTAGGGAAGGAGGCGGTCAATGCAACATATCCATGGCCATATCTCTTTAGTGAAATTGCTGAAGAATATGATAATAGGTACGGGATGTCTAATGTGCATTTAGCTGAACTTGCTAAGAAAAATTTATATAATGCGCAAAGTAACCCAAATGCACAAACAAGAAACTGGAAACTAGATAAAGAGAATTTTCTAGAAGATGAACAAAAAAACCCAGTAATTGAAGGAAGGCTACGGCAAATAGACTGCGGGAGAATTACTGATGGTGCAGCATGTATTATTCTAGCTTCAGAAGCTTATGCAATTGAATATGCAAAGCGTAAAGAGATTAGATTATCAACAATACCTAAAATTAAAGGATGGGGACATAGGACTGCTACCATGCTTTTAAGCGATAAAATGCGAGAAAGTAGAGATTCACCGTATGTTTTTCCTCATGTAAGAAGAACAATTTTAGATGCTTTGTTTAGATCGAATATTAAAAGTATTGATGAACTAGATGTGATAGAAACACATGATTGTTTTACGATCTCAGAATATTTGGCTATCGATCATTTTGGTTTAACAGCTCCGGGGAGAAGTTATGAGGCAATTGAATCTGGCATGATAACAAAAGATGGAAAGCTCCCAATTAATCCAAGTGGGGGGTTGATAGGGGCAGGTCATCCAGTTGGGGCAACAGGGGTTAGAATGCTTTTAGATGCTTATAAGCAGGTGACGAACACGGCGGGAGATTATCAGATAGAGGGCTCAAAAAATGTTGCTACGCTGAACATAGGTGGTAGTACAACTACAAGTGCAAGTTTCGTAGTAGGGGTGTAG
- a CDS encoding RNA polymerase sigma factor, with the protein MQVFKNTKDSIATTQENDFTECIVKYHQKIHKYCYHLLRNRQDAEDATQEVFLKAYKSFHKVHSQSTLSPWFYTIAYRHCLNVLKRKKLISFIPYQTDIKLLPEEEYINSELEFNEEISYLLRKLTSKERAIVTMKVINEFPYSEISTIVNSSQSAVRKCYERAIKKLKKHTTSNEMGCVNDEKISIN; encoded by the coding sequence GTGCAAGTATTCAAGAATACTAAAGATAGTATAGCCACAACACAGGAGAACGACTTTACTGAATGTATTGTAAAATACCACCAGAAAATACATAAATATTGCTATCATTTACTGAGAAACCGACAAGATGCAGAGGATGCAACACAAGAAGTATTTCTAAAAGCATACAAAAGTTTCCACAAAGTTCATTCTCAATCTACTTTATCACCTTGGTTTTATACTATTGCTTATAGACATTGTTTAAATGTATTAAAAAGAAAAAAATTAATTAGTTTTATCCCTTATCAGACAGATATTAAGTTATTGCCAGAAGAAGAGTATATCAATAGCGAACTTGAATTTAACGAAGAAATATCGTATTTGCTACGGAAACTAACATCAAAAGAGCGTGCAATAGTCACAATGAAGGTGATAAATGAATTTCCATATTCTGAAATATCAACAATAGTTAATAGTAGCCAGTCAGCAGTAAGAAAATGTTATGAACGTGCGATAAAAAAATTAAAAAAGCATACAACTTCAAATGAAATGGGGTGTGTTAATGATGAAAAAATTTCAATCAATTGA
- a CDS encoding GyrI-like domain-containing protein, whose protein sequence is MQNIDHMKPVLIEHEEIKLIGIPCISLKDMKSKYENAKESLFAISQHMPQVVNGRIHYGIWPITELQDNPETHAYILCVEVKSYDGIPEWFTKITLPKQSCVVVANNDHDFNAAGEALYSFVEKNNLELSSNGRKYRICEKYDYDVDGYVRYSLPIVS, encoded by the coding sequence ATGCAAAACATAGACCATATGAAGCCTGTACTTATTGAACATGAAGAAATAAAGCTTATAGGAATTCCGTGTATAAGCTTAAAGGACATGAAGAGTAAATATGAAAATGCAAAGGAAAGCTTGTTTGCTATATCCCAGCATATGCCACAAGTTGTGAACGGGCGAATTCATTACGGAATTTGGCCAATAACAGAATTACAGGATAATCCTGAAACACATGCATATATTCTCTGTGTTGAAGTAAAATCTTATGATGGCATACCTGAGTGGTTTACGAAAATCACTCTACCTAAGCAAAGCTGTGTTGTAGTAGCAAACAACGACCATGATTTTAATGCTGCAGGAGAAGCACTGTATTCTTTTGTAGAAAAAAATAACCTAGAGTTAAGCTCTAACGGTCGAAAGTATCGAATTTGTGAAAAATACGACTATGATGTAGATGGATATGTACGTTATTCGCTTCCAATTGTTTCATAA